In Cryptomeria japonica chromosome 1, Sugi_1.0, whole genome shotgun sequence, the sequence TGAAAACCTAAAAAATCCACCATTGTTGAAACCTAATTTGATTCTCTTCTCTCACCCTCATCTGAGAATCCATAGATCATTCCAAATCTCTCCTATATTCACAAAGGTTTTCCATTTCGAAGAGTTATCACACAAATTCTCGATTATTGCAAAAATTCCTTTCCACTTAAACCTATCatttttacaaattaaaaaaaaaaatattctcacTCAAATGCTTGGATCACTTGAAATTTTCATCTCCTTGTCCCCTCCATTGCACAAGAACACACCAATTTAATTATAAGTCATCCTAATGTTATTTGGTAGTTGCAAAACCTTCCACACACTACAAACACCTCCTAAGAGATCGACAAATATCCAATTTTTTATGTGTTGTCATGGAGGCTGAACAAATTGAATAAAAGACTAACTAAAATAAATCCCTAATAGCACAAACCAAAATTTCTTTTTCCCCAAACGTTCTCTAACAAATATGTCAATACGGGAGGTTGGCATGAAGAACCTAATGAGACAAATGATAAAATAAGCAAAGCTACCAAATTTTATAAAGTTGCAAAACAATTGGAATAAAGGACATGTGCCAAACTCTTGGATAGAAAACCAAACACTAAGACGTTAAgcctaaaataataataataataaaactttgTCACACTCATTGAAATTATACAATAGTTATTTTGCAACCTTTCTAAATCCATCTATGGCTTCAAATTTCACACATAACATGATCTTCTAAGCATAATCAATTTAGAACTTACGATAACAATAGATCAATTCCTTTTTTTTATGTTGCCATTGACATAGAAAAAATCTAATAACTTAAACATATGACCTAGATATTAATTAACACCTTAAGCACACTTAGGGTTCTTAATTTtatttttcacaaagttcaaataTCAAGTTATAGCTTTGAAAACTATAACCACTACGAAGAGGTacgaatgaatgaatgtttttaataacgtCCACGAGGCCAAACAACTTATGGGACCCACAAATAGTTAGCAAAAAACAAACCCAAAACCCAAGCAAACCCAAACGAAACATTGTTACTGTTAGACTTCTTTCTCCTTCTGTACCCTGGATCTTTTGCTATGTATCTTGATTAGGAAATCTGAAAGTCTTGTTATCTTTTTTTCGTCAAATAGATTACTCAAGGTGTTTACGTTTAGTGTGTCAACATAGTTGATCCAAATTGTCATTGTAAGTTAGACACTCCATGACGTAATGCCATTCTATCTCCACCACACCTTGAGTGCAATATTTACATCTTCCATCTTCCCATTCCTTTTTGGGTAAAAATATCATTCATTGGTTATGATGAGTTGAACATTGTCAAATTGTCCGTGACTAACCAATCAAGCAATGGCGATATGATTTTGCTAAAGACTAACGCAAAGTGATATGGGATGTACCTTGTAATTTAACAAATCCTACCATGAGTTATGTACACAACAAGAATGAAGACAAATTTATGCACCGCACTAGTTCATCATGATTTATCAAACGTAGAATCACCCCAATCAAGAGTCCAAGACCTACCCCCAATAAATTGTCGAGGTGATTCATAATGGTCTTAGCCACATAAATGATACTTTAACTTCTATATGAGAGGATAGAACCCCTTCAACATAGAATCACCCCAATCAAGAGTCCAAAACCTACCCCTAATAAACTCCAGAGGTGATTGATAGTGGTCTTAGCCACATACATGATACTTTTATACGAAGGATCAAACCCCTTCAACATAGAATCACCCCAATCAAGAGTCCAAGAGCTACCCCCAATAAATTGTGGGGATGATTGATAGTGGTCTTAGCCACTGCAATGTCCTAAATTGTACCCAGTGCTTTTATAACACTTACGCATGGCGCCCAATGCATTAATGATGAACTCATGATCAAAATcttatcattttgacatcatgagTTCCGAAGAAAAAGTGCCCCCGTTTTCCCAAAATCCCATTTGGGCCTATCTTTGGTAAGACGTATGTGCGTCGCGCAAACATCCTGATGAAACCGTAGAATCTTGGATCCTACAGTGAATCGGATGCCTATTGACGCATGTCCCTTGGCTCGCTTTCAGCTATAACAACTCTCCACGCTCTTTTCCGGATTTAAAAACCTTTCTTTGCCCATTTTGAAGGGTTCCCTTTTGGGGTTCTAGATCTCATTCTTCTCTTGGTCTCTCTCTTGGCTTCCATATTGATCTTTCAACGCTCTCTTGAATGCTCTACCAACATTATCAAGCTATCTTTATCTACGGTGATCTTGCAACTATCTTCCAACGAGCATGTATCCCGAGCTTCATCACGCTCATATCTTGAAAAGGGGGGTTTGGTTGCacgccttgtcttctctttatcttttatccatattttatcattgcatgcaataTCTCAATCTCATCTTTGAAtgtatctatcatctaggtgcATTTAACTTACCAATTTACCAATTTGTTTGTTTGCAATAGGGGTTTACTTCCATTAAAAgaagtatagtttctatttgcatatttACCAATTATCTTTTattccaatctatctatctggctGTCCATGGCAATGGAAACAGCTAAATGGGGGTCTGGctgaggcaagcccctatacaaccccaacaatttTCCCTCATCTTTGTGTGTGTAGGTGGCAAACAGATCCCGCACGGTGGAGGGAAGTTACTGTTGATTCTCAAGACGCTTATGTGGTTTCCGGTTGCGCAGACGACAACGTGTCGTGCTAGCGTCCAAAAACCTGAGAGCTTCCTAACTCTATGGTACATTCTACTTTGAGTTTTATATCGCTCTGTTAATTCAGATTCTTGTATTTCATTGTTCTTGTACTtcatattgtttaattatttttcataCTAGCATAAGTATTAgttttgttatcccctggctcaccttaaCACCAGTTCGAGTGAGGTAGCGGGAGATCGATTTGtcctctgagattcatcatcttggaaggtgacaaatcccctcctctacaaccACATACATGATACTCAACTTCTATAGGAGAGGATAGAACCCCTTCAACCTGGTAACCATTGTAGAACCTTTATGGGAACTTGACCAAATACCAGCAAGAAAAAAAGACTGATAACAATAAAAATTCATAGCTCTCAAAAAATCCCAGCAAGAAAAAAGAATGATCATTAAGAATCCATCAGCTCTGAATGATTAACAACCTTCCCCATCTCGTATTATGATAAAGCTATAATCACTCCAAGGAATTTATTCGACACTACGATACTTTTTAAAATATATCATATGTGAAACCAAAAATATATATGAACTGTCAACAACTGAGATTAGTGTTCCTACCAGTCACTAAAAATAACATATCATTCATTAAGACTAATTAAATTCATACAAGACAAACAAGGATGTGTCATGAAAACATGTGTGTGCTGGCTTTTAACATTCTCCTATACTAGTCCACAATCCTACTCAAAACTAAAATAGGGCCATTCCCCCCATTCCACTCACGCGTCTAATTAAGAAAACTAAAAAGACAATAATAGAAAAATCACTATGCATTCTAAATCCATCGCAAGTAGAAAAATGGACATGAACAAAAATAAAGAACAAGTACATTTTTGTCCTTAATACATGAATGTGTAATCCAATGTCATATACTGTATACGATGATTGACAAGATGGCATGTGAAGAAGTGCGTGGAAGTGGCTGCCTAAATAAAAATGGTTGAACCTAACCCTTTGCCCTAAGATCAGACATAAATGAATATTAAGAGTCTTTGCAACTTTTTAGTAGCCCAAAACACCCAGCCATGCCATCAAGAAGATTCCTTATTGCAGGAAATACTTATTATGTCTAAAGCAATTGTTTTATGCACTTTGTAGTCTGAACTACAAGTTGCAAAATCTCTATCAATACAGCCTTTCTACACCAGAATATATATCACACTCCAAACGGCTTTTCTTGTCAATCACTTCCTTCTGAATGACATATATTGAAATGTTAGAAGGTAGAGGAGGCTTGGCAAATTTTCAATTAAAATTCCACTCCCTTTTTTAGGGATAGATTTGACAAGGCTAACTGCGTTGTTCAATGTATGAGCCAGAAATTCCAGAGGTTCCAAGAAGTGTAACCTGACAACCAAAAATCAGCAACTTCAGTTCATAAAACTAGAATGAATAAGCAGTCAAATAAAACAAATAACAGCGATAAGGTTAACTTTGACAACTTAGTGCATCATCAACATGAAATTTGGCATCTCATATTAGTTTCAGTACTACTGAATGGTACAActcaaaaaaaatgccataatcctTCTCACAAAACCATTGGTAAATTCTATTCACCCTTCCCCACTCAGAATCAAGCCCAGCACATCGCATCTTTATATGAATCATACTTGTGCCCAGCTCATTTTCAACTTTCTTTCTCAAGTAAGTTACTTCAGGGCCAAAGGCATCCAAGTAATTGCTGTAGCGTTTATATGCAGCCTGTAAAGCACCTTGAAGTTCATCTGGTAAGGGTCTCACATTCTGCACAAGAAGCTCCCTTCTGATAAGAAATATGATAACATGTTTTCATGTTGCATACAAAACAACCCCAAACTAGTATGCATACTTTGTCAAATTGCAAGCCATGGTATATTTACACTGACAAACTTTGACAACGATTATGTTCAAATTGAAAATTCTGCACATATTTTCCAAACATGTATATGCATTATATTCTAGTTTTGTTGTTGAACGTATATACCATGGGCAAACATATTCAAATTTTAAACTCAACGATGAGATCTACTTAAAAAGTAtctcaaaaaatttaaaaagatgATACAAACCTCGCCTGTGGACCCACTTATTTCATCTAGTTCCATTCTCAAGGATTCTAAAACTCCAGAGAAGTGCTCCACTGCCTCTGCTGCACGCCAAACATTGGACAAAGCTTCTTTTCCAGACTCATCATCTGTTTCTTTTGACAAAGCATCCATAACAGTAGACTTGAGAGATTCTTCAAGCTCATCCCAATTCGAAGCCAATACATCCTTGAGTGCCCTCTTAACATCAGGGTCTGTTACTGGGGGAAACACACTAATGTCGGAACTAAATGCCTGTGTAGGAGCCCATATGGGAGTCCTGACTGAAACTGGAAACCTGCATTTCATATCTGCATAGGATTATAAGTTCCTTCAATACAGTTTACAAAGATGATCTGCTACATAAAATATCTTATAACAAATTATGGAAACTCTGATTGTAAACAAGAGTCTGGAACAATTGGGCTCCTGACTATCATGTGACATAAGCAAcaaccatttaatgaataatatgTATGCATTCTAATCAAAGTTCTGTAAACAAACTACAGTAAACTTGCCTCTTAGCTTCTTCAGTGAAGTGTTAGGCAACTCAATTGCTTGATAGTAAGTTTTGTCGGTGTTGCTATGCTGTCAAATTAATCATCTCcagttggtgatactcctataaaGGCTTAGACTCTGCAAGTGTAATGTAACCTTGGTTACTAAATAATACATTGAGTTGCTTTGGAGAGTGGAGTTGTTCTTCTACTTTCCTTTCATTTGATATATGGGCCTGATCACCTTGGCTTCTAGAATTTAGGCACAATGATTTTCGGTACTAATCTTGAATTGGCTGGGAGCTTGTGCAGAAAAGGATCTTGCTGCGGAAAAAATGGCAAGAACATGTAAAATAGAGATGGAAAAATTCTGCAACACAAACTTTGAGCTTTAGAAGCTCAAGATAGAGGATATGCTTTCGAGTACGATCTATGGGCTGCAATATCTGGATCCAAACCTACCACAATGAAATGAGAAAATTGACATGTTGGACAGAAAAGCTAAGAGTCTCATTAGACTCTATTTGGCCAAACCAGTATTGCCGAATGTGCATGAAGAGACTACCCCAGTGAACATTTCGAAAAAACTGGGTGAGATTTATCAAGCTACATCGCTGATAAAAACGTTTTTCCTAGGAAAGAAATTGTATACCCTTGGGATGGAGGATGATGGTTTTGTGGCCACATCTAAAAGCTTTCAATATGATCATCACAAATTTATTTCCTTAGAAGTAAATCCAAACTCTttagttgttttaaagaatttagGGCTATTGTAGAAAATCAGGCTAGTAGGAAAATTAACAATAGCAGTGAACTTTGTTCAACAAATTTCAATAGATCCCATATAGGTCACAGAATAAAGAGACATAAGTCAACTCCatacacccctcaacaaaatggaatagcaaAATGAATGAACAAGACATTGGTagagagggctaggagtatgcttagtgcCCCTGGCTTAGAACAAAAGTGTTGGGCAGGAGCAGTTACCATGGTTTGTTACTTGGCTACCAGATCTCCTACCTCAATTCTTGTTGAGAAGACACTTATAGAGTGTGGTCAGGCACAAAATCTTCATTGAGACATATCTGAATCTTTGGTCGCAAGGCATTTGCACATCTGCCTAAAGAGAAGCAAtctaagttggagaacaaggctataaAATGTATCTTCACTGGCTATGGCATCGGGGATCTTGTGGCCAAAAAAATCTGTATAGCAGAAATATTATCTTAAAAGAATTTATACTCTTCCAAAATATTGCACCAAAAAAAGGACAAAAAGTAGATGTGGTTCAATTACATCAAAAGACAGAAAATTGAAGCAAAAACCCACGAAGAACCTGAATAAGAGGAAAGCTTAGATTGTTCAAAGTGTTCTAAATAAATGGTAGAACCTCCACCTCAATCATTAAGAGGTTCCACTCAGTAAAGGCAGCAACTAGACAGGTATACTCCTAATGATTAAAGATATATTTTTGCTTCTAACACTGATTAACCTAGGACTATGAAGGAGGCTAGGGGTATAGATAATGCAATGCTACAAAGTGATATAGATAATGCAATCCTACAGAGTGACCATTGATGAGAAGATGGCTACAATGATGAAAAATGACACATGAGACTTAGTATCTTTGTCTGATGGATGAAAGACTATTAGATACAAATGCGTGCTCATATAAAAGATTGGTTGAACTCACAATGTTGAGAAGTACAaggcaagattggttgcaaagaaatattccttggttgacggaattgattatggtgagattttctcTCCAATTGCTACGCTAACATTCATTCGATTCTTATTATCTATTGCAACAACTTTGATCTTGAAATTGAATAGATGGATGTAAAAACAACTTTCTTTCATGGTGATTTGAAGGAAGAATTTTATATGACATGGCCAAGCACTACATTGAAAGAGGTGAAGAAAATTTAGTTTGAAAGTTGAAATCATTATATGGTATTAAACAATCACCTAGGATGTGGTACAAGCctttttattcttttgtaattgCACTAGGAGATCCAAATCGAATAATTGCATCTACGGATAGTGATTGTTTCCCTTACAACTGCATCATTTGTTGATAATGAATTGAAGACTCATCTTCCAGCACATATTGAGATGAAAGATTGAGGGGCTACCAATGTCATCTTGAGCATAGAGATCAGAAGAGATAGAGAGAGCATGTGAACTTAGTGTTTAGACTCTAGAGAGATTTAGCATGACAACTTACAAACCATTGTGTGTACCTATTTTAGTGGGGACCAAGTTATCAATAGAGCAGTTTTCAACTTCTAGTGAGATGAAAGATGTAGCCTACGTACCTTATGCTATGAATGGGAAAAGAACTAAAGGGTGAAAAGCCCAATGCAGGGAATGTAATCATTGTTCCTCCCCATAATAACAAATTCTTCATGGTGCTTGTACACTAACACATCCGCTCACCTGTACTGTCCTGCTTTATGTTTTTTATCTTTCTTTAAATATAATGAATCTTGGCTCACAATAATAGTTGTACAAATGACTATAAACATGAAATCAACCCAGCTATTGCAGTTTTCAAAGTTTATTATCTAATTCAGATATAATGCTTAGAATATATTTCAGAAAAGATTGAACTTATCCTTTGTATCTGCTCTTAATTTGTCCCAAATCTGCAGCATTAATCTTCCCTTAAATGCCTTTGAAATGTCTCCAAAACCTGTCTAAATCACGGGCTTTCATGCACTAACTCATCAATAACTCATCAATGAAACTTGGAGGGGTTTTGTCATCTAATTTCTAACCTAAAAAGGGGTCTTGTTCCTCAAGTTGTTTGAACTACAGTCCACACTCCACAAGCAGTGATGATCAGGTATAAAATGTATTCCCGGTGATGTCTCTACTCCTTGCCTGGTCTTCCTCCAATAGTCATGACTCTCCAAATGCCCCTTGATAGGTAAACTTTACTAATTTTATTTTATAGTATTAATTAATACTAACATGATCGTTGGCTGTGCCTCCATCATGGTGTATCACTGTGTTTTGCCTTTTATCTATGACTGCAGCTTTAATCCCCTTGACCCCACAATTTTACACTCCATGATTtccttctgtagcgtcctaaaattgcgacacttgcaatttcgactgcatttgggtcttcacgatggcgacgcaacacgaaacctgaatggagaccccgaaacttgctcatgacatcaaaaactgcatttttcagcaccctggcctgatcctccttgcaccctgctgtccctggaggtgggaccatggcgcccagcgccctggtccctggccctattttgggcccagtctcttatggggcttcgggtcttttagtttgcaaattggaaaatattgtttcctggtcggcctaaggtcggaaaaatcagtctatcaaccctaattggcaagtatataaactacatttcctctcccattttgggagatagatggaaaaaaggcggaagcgacattcaaacattcaagcattcaagcaattgagcattctaagtctccattcaaggctaagtgttgcattcaagacaaaggattcaaccattgaagaggagatcacatacaacatacaacatacaacaacatctacaccttcgcatgtaagaatacaaacattcttacaacaaggtactagtacttgttttacattacaatcatttacatttacagcatttctcatttcttggttaattccaaaaccggggtttgacctaagggcaaacccctaacccctaaccccccaatcgtcttcgcttttatgtgtgtaggttgcaggtacgcagctgtaattgaagatctggaatccttgtgcagagacgaacagatcccccttcgtttcggaAGACCGTGTGCACGCCAAGCGCCATCGTCTCGTTaattttcgctcaaatttgcaggacagcaccgtctcgacattttactgctaatttcaggtccacagcttcatcctatatccctatctctgtttataagcgaatctttct encodes:
- the LOC131073780 gene encoding succinate dehydrogenase subunit 5, mitochondrial, whose protein sequence is MLRGAGRRLISHGRSKSTLPFSSPTLLGNVDIGLQEERNTQGFNGSWKSRFLFHDMKCRFPVSVRTPIWAPTQAFSSDISVFPPVTDPDVKRALKDVLASNWDELEESLKSTVMDALSKETDDESGKEALSNVWRAAEAVEHFSGVLESLRMELDEISGSTGENVRPLPDELQGALQAAYKRYSNYLDAFGPEVTYLRKKVENELGTSMIHIKMRCAGLDSEWGRVTLLGTSGISGSYIEQRS